In Thermosynechococcus sichuanensis E542, a single genomic region encodes these proteins:
- a CDS encoding NAD(P)H-quinone oxidoreductase subunit H — protein MPTIETRTEPMVINMGPHHPSMHGVLRLMVTLDGEDVIDCEPVIGYLHRGMEKIAENRTNIMFIPYVSRWDYAAGMFNEAVTVNAPEKLAGIPVPKRASYIRVIMLELNRIANHLLWLGPFLADVGAQTPFFYIFREREYIYDLFEAATGMRFINNNYFRMGGVAADLTYGWVTKCRDFCDYFLPKVDEYERLITNNPIFVRRLQGVGKISREDAINWGLSGPMLRASGVKWDLRKVDHYECYDDFDWDVPVATEGDCLARYIVRIQEMRESVKIIRQALDGLPGGPYENLEAKRMLEGAKSEWNGFDYQYLGKKLAPTFKIPKGEHYVRVESGKGELGIYLIGDDNVFPWRWKIRPPDFNNLQVLPQLLKGMKVADIVAILGSIDVIMGSVDR, from the coding sequence ATGCCCACGATAGAGACTCGCACAGAACCCATGGTCATCAACATGGGGCCGCACCATCCCTCCATGCACGGGGTTTTGCGGTTAATGGTGACCCTTGATGGCGAAGATGTCATTGACTGTGAGCCGGTGATTGGCTACCTCCATCGCGGCATGGAGAAAATTGCCGAAAACCGCACCAACATTATGTTTATTCCCTACGTGAGTCGTTGGGATTACGCCGCAGGGATGTTTAACGAAGCGGTCACTGTCAACGCTCCTGAAAAGTTGGCGGGTATTCCCGTGCCCAAGCGTGCCAGCTATATCCGCGTGATCATGCTGGAGTTGAACCGCATTGCTAATCACCTCCTGTGGTTAGGCCCCTTCTTGGCGGATGTCGGTGCCCAGACGCCCTTTTTCTACATCTTCCGCGAGCGGGAATACATCTACGATCTCTTTGAAGCCGCCACAGGCATGCGCTTCATCAACAACAACTACTTCCGTATGGGGGGAGTGGCCGCCGACCTCACCTATGGCTGGGTAACGAAGTGCCGTGATTTTTGCGATTACTTCCTACCCAAAGTGGACGAGTACGAGCGCCTAATCACCAACAATCCCATCTTTGTGCGCCGCTTACAGGGTGTGGGCAAAATTAGCCGTGAGGATGCCATTAACTGGGGGCTATCGGGGCCAATGCTCCGTGCCTCTGGAGTGAAGTGGGATCTACGCAAGGTGGATCACTACGAGTGCTATGACGACTTTGACTGGGATGTACCCGTGGCCACGGAAGGCGATTGCCTTGCCCGCTACATTGTCCGCATTCAGGAAATGCGCGAATCGGTGAAGATCATTCGCCAAGCCTTGGATGGGCTGCCCGGTGGTCCCTACGAAAACCTCGAAGCCAAGCGGATGCTCGAGGGTGCCAAGTCAGAGTGGAATGGCTTTGACTATCAGTATCTTGGTAAGAAGCTGGCTCCCACTTTCAAAATTCCCAAAGGGGAGCACTATGTGCGGGTTGAATCGGGGAAAGGGGAGCTAGGGATTTACCTGATTGGGGATGATAATGTCTTCCCTTGGCGCTGGAAGATTCGGCCACCGGATTTCAATAACCTGCAAGTGCTGCCCCAGTTGCTGAAGGGGATGAAAGTGGCGGATATTGTTGCTATCCTTGGCAGTATCGATGTGATTATGGGATCCGTCGATCGCTAG
- a CDS encoding glucose-1-phosphate adenylyltransferase, with translation MKRVLAIILGGGAGTRLYPLTKRRAKPAVPLAGKYRLIDIPVSNCINSEINNIYVLTQFNSASLNRHIARTYTFPGLTGGFVEVLAAQQTPENPNWFQGTADAVRQYLWLLADWDVDEYLILSGDHLYRMDYRLFVQRHRDTGADITLSVLPVDEKSASGFGLIKVDDTGRVTDFREKPTGNALRDMRVDTTRYGLSTEEAQRKPYIASMGIYVFKRQVLIDLLQQMADATDFGKEIIPAAARSHLVQTYVFNGYWEDIGTIGSFYEANLALTQQPQPPFSFYDENAPIYTRPRYLPPSKMLSCTITESIISEGCILKECQVHHSVLGVRSRVESGCVIDHSLLMGADYYQDSAQRHQLALQRKIPIGIGANSVIRRAIVDKNACIGHDVKIINKDHVEESNREDQGFYIRSGVVVILKNAVIPDGTVI, from the coding sequence ATGAAACGAGTCCTGGCGATTATCCTTGGGGGCGGTGCCGGAACACGTCTCTATCCCTTGACCAAGCGTCGTGCCAAGCCTGCGGTTCCCCTTGCTGGAAAATATCGCCTCATTGATATTCCTGTGAGCAATTGCATCAACTCCGAAATCAATAACATTTACGTCCTGACCCAATTCAACTCGGCCTCCCTCAACCGTCATATTGCCCGTACTTATACCTTCCCCGGCCTAACGGGCGGCTTTGTCGAAGTCTTAGCAGCTCAGCAAACTCCAGAAAATCCTAACTGGTTCCAAGGCACGGCTGATGCGGTGCGTCAATACCTGTGGCTCTTGGCCGACTGGGATGTGGATGAATACCTGATTCTTTCAGGAGATCACCTCTACCGCATGGACTATCGTCTTTTTGTGCAGCGCCATCGCGATACGGGTGCCGACATTACCCTGTCGGTGTTGCCTGTCGATGAGAAGTCCGCCTCTGGCTTTGGCTTGATTAAGGTAGATGACACCGGCCGAGTCACCGACTTTCGCGAAAAGCCGACAGGGAATGCCCTACGGGATATGCGGGTGGACACAACCCGCTACGGGCTTAGTACTGAGGAAGCCCAGCGCAAACCCTACATTGCCTCCATGGGCATTTATGTCTTTAAGCGGCAAGTCCTCATTGATCTGTTGCAACAGATGGCCGATGCCACGGACTTTGGCAAAGAAATCATCCCCGCTGCCGCCCGTTCTCATCTTGTCCAAACCTATGTCTTTAATGGCTACTGGGAAGATATTGGAACCATTGGCTCCTTCTATGAAGCCAACCTTGCCCTCACCCAACAACCTCAGCCTCCCTTTAGCTTCTACGACGAAAACGCACCGATTTACACCCGTCCCCGCTATTTGCCCCCCAGCAAGATGCTCAGTTGCACGATTACAGAATCAATCATTAGTGAAGGTTGCATCCTCAAAGAATGCCAAGTCCACCATTCCGTGTTAGGGGTGCGATCGCGAGTGGAATCAGGGTGTGTCATTGACCATTCCCTTTTGATGGGGGCAGACTACTACCAAGACTCAGCCCAGCGCCACCAGCTCGCTCTGCAACGCAAAATCCCCATCGGCATCGGTGCCAACAGTGTCATTCGCCGCGCAATTGTCGATAAAAATGCCTGCATTGGTCACGATGTCAAAATCATCAACAAAGACCATGTTGAAGAATCCAACCGTGAGGATCAGGGATTCTATATCCGCAGTGGGGTCGTGGTGATTCTCAAAAATGCCGTGATCCCCGATGGCACCGTTATCTAA
- a CDS encoding translation initiation factor IF-2: MGFVDIAIADLAADYGVSVETVCAWCDRLGIRYTSPQTRLPLEDAKAIILALTNPAPTKDQPDTPQS, from the coding sequence ATGGGATTTGTGGACATTGCGATCGCGGATCTAGCAGCGGACTACGGCGTGTCGGTCGAAACTGTCTGTGCATGGTGCGATCGCTTGGGTATTCGCTATACCAGTCCACAAACGCGCTTGCCCCTTGAGGATGCCAAAGCAATTATTTTGGCCTTGACGAACCCTGCCCCCACCAAGGATCAACCAGACACACCGCAATCGTAA